In Amycolatopsis sp. EV170708-02-1, the following are encoded in one genomic region:
- the rho gene encoding transcription termination factor Rho — protein sequence MSNTDLLSDVEGGAAESNGVVAPKRTVGGLTGKTVAELRSIAGDLGIGETTGMRKGDLIAAIRERQGKTKRKTPAAASETLPLEGIDAPRKAPKAEAPKTEAPKQEAPKAETAPAEAPRAEKAEKVSENGSAPAAERPAQQESGQQDGQPQQEEGGRSRRRRGSNRAAGSPEQGGQQRDRNERGDRGDRGDQGGNRQGNRDGRGQDNRQRNQQGGGQDNSQRQGQGPQGDDDEEGGRRGRRFRDRRRRGSGGGREQGGSPDTEIREDDVLLPVAGILDVLDNYAFVRTSGYLAGPNDVYVSLSLVRKYGLRRGDAITGVVRQPRDGEQQRQKFNPLVRVDSINGLEPDESKRRPEFTKLTPLYPNERLRLETEPHKLTTRVIDLVMPVGKGQRALIVSPPKAGKTTIMQDIANAISTNNPECHLMVVLVDERPEEVTDMQRSVKGEVIASTFDRPPSDHTSVAELAIERAKRLVEMGHDVVVLLDSITRLGRAYNLAAPASGRILSGGVDSTALFPPKRFLGAARNIENGGSLTIFATTMVETGSTGDTVIFEEFKGTANADLKLDRKIAERRVFPAVDINPSGTRKEDLLLSPDELAVTHKLHRVLHALDSQQAIDLLISRLRKTKTNIEFLMQVSKTALGSNDDD from the coding sequence GTGAGCAACACCGATCTTTTGAGCGACGTCGAAGGTGGCGCCGCCGAGTCGAACGGCGTCGTCGCTCCCAAGCGCACGGTCGGCGGATTGACCGGCAAGACCGTCGCCGAACTGCGCTCGATCGCTGGGGACCTTGGCATCGGCGAGACGACGGGTATGCGCAAGGGCGATCTGATCGCGGCCATCCGCGAGCGCCAGGGCAAGACCAAGCGCAAGACCCCCGCCGCGGCGAGCGAAACGCTTCCGCTCGAGGGGATCGACGCACCGCGCAAGGCCCCGAAGGCCGAAGCGCCCAAGACCGAGGCCCCGAAGCAGGAGGCCCCGAAGGCGGAAACCGCTCCGGCCGAGGCTCCTCGTGCGGAGAAGGCCGAGAAGGTTTCGGAGAACGGCTCCGCGCCCGCCGCCGAGCGGCCCGCGCAGCAGGAAAGCGGGCAGCAGGACGGCCAGCCGCAGCAGGAAGAGGGCGGCCGCAGCCGTCGTCGCCGCGGCTCCAACCGTGCCGCGGGTTCGCCCGAGCAGGGCGGCCAGCAGCGTGACCGCAACGAGCGCGGCGACCGCGGCGACCGCGGTGACCAGGGCGGCAACCGCCAGGGCAACCGCGACGGCCGTGGCCAGGACAACCGCCAGCGCAACCAGCAGGGCGGCGGCCAGGACAACAGCCAGCGCCAGGGCCAGGGCCCGCAGGGCGACGACGACGAGGAAGGCGGCCGTCGCGGCCGTCGCTTCCGCGACCGTCGCCGCCGGGGTTCCGGCGGTGGCCGCGAACAGGGCGGTTCGCCCGACACCGAGATCCGCGAGGACGACGTCCTGCTGCCCGTCGCGGGCATCCTGGACGTGCTCGACAACTACGCGTTCGTGCGCACCTCGGGCTACCTCGCCGGGCCGAACGACGTGTACGTCTCGCTTTCGCTGGTCCGCAAGTACGGCCTGCGCCGCGGTGACGCCATCACCGGTGTCGTGCGCCAGCCGCGTGACGGCGAGCAGCAGCGGCAGAAGTTCAACCCGCTGGTGCGCGTCGACTCGATCAACGGCCTGGAGCCGGACGAGTCCAAGCGTCGTCCCGAGTTCACCAAGCTGACCCCGCTGTACCCGAACGAGCGGCTGCGCCTCGAGACCGAGCCGCACAAGCTCACGACCCGTGTCATCGACCTGGTGATGCCGGTCGGCAAGGGGCAGCGTGCCCTGATCGTGTCGCCGCCGAAGGCCGGCAAGACGACGATCATGCAGGACATCGCGAACGCGATCTCGACGAACAACCCCGAGTGCCACCTGATGGTCGTGCTCGTGGACGAGCGTCCCGAAGAGGTCACCGACATGCAGCGGTCGGTGAAGGGCGAGGTCATCGCCTCGACCTTCGACCGCCCGCCGTCCGACCACACCTCGGTCGCGGAGCTGGCCATCGAGCGGGCGAAACGCCTGGTCGAGATGGGCCACGACGTCGTCGTCCTGCTCGACTCGATCACCCGTCTGGGCCGTGCGTACAACCTCGCGGCCCCGGCGTCCGGCCGGATCCTCTCCGGTGGTGTCGACTCGACGGCGCTGTTCCCGCCGAAGCGGTTCCTCGGCGCTGCGCGCAACATCGAGAACGGCGGCTCGCTGACGATCTTCGCCACGACGATGGTCGAGACCGGGTCCACCGGTGACACGGTCATCTTCGAAGAGTTCAAGGGCACCGCGAACGCGGACCTCAAGCTCGACCGGAAGATCGCCGAGCGGCGCGTGTTCCCCGCGGTGGACATCAACCCGTCCGGTACCCGCAAGGAAGACCTGCTGCTTTCGCCGGACGAGCTCGCGGTCACCCACAAGCTGCACCGGGTGCTGCACGCGCTGGACTCGCAGCAGGCCATCGACCTGCTGATCTCGCGTCTGCGCAAGACGAAGACCAACATCGAGTTCCTCATGCAGGTCTCGAAGACGGCCCTCGGCTCGAACGACGACGACTGA
- a CDS encoding CHAP domain-containing protein has product MRSILAKVAKPAAVAALAIAALAVAPAAGAAPETGATITAADINPAAGTFTTLSDGDLAIQGAGDGTPAGAVQWFKNHMGSTAYQGLCEKAVENAYGTTGVWASANAHWNGASPKHTTGTPPKGSFVYWNISQWGHVGIADGSGGIYASSIGGKIGHASSVHYFNNYRGWTPAAVPHR; this is encoded by the coding sequence ATGCGCAGCATCCTCGCCAAGGTGGCGAAGCCGGCGGCCGTCGCCGCGCTGGCCATCGCGGCCCTCGCCGTGGCCCCGGCCGCCGGGGCGGCCCCTGAAACGGGCGCCACCATCACCGCCGCCGACATCAACCCGGCCGCGGGAACGTTCACCACCCTGTCCGACGGTGACCTGGCCATCCAGGGCGCCGGCGACGGCACGCCCGCCGGGGCCGTCCAGTGGTTCAAGAACCACATGGGCTCCACCGCGTACCAGGGCCTCTGCGAGAAGGCCGTCGAGAACGCGTACGGCACGACCGGCGTCTGGGCCTCGGCCAACGCGCACTGGAACGGCGCGAGCCCGAAGCACACGACCGGGACGCCGCCGAAGGGCTCCTTTGTCTACTGGAACATCAGCCAGTGGGGTCACGTCGGCATCGCGGACGGCTCCGGCGGGATCTACGCCTCCAGCATCGGCGGCAAGATCGGCCACGCTTCGAGCGTGCACTACTTCAACAACTACCGCGGCTGGACCCCTGCGGCCGTTCCGCACCGCTGA
- the prmC gene encoding peptide chain release factor N(5)-glutamine methyltransferase, with protein sequence MNRQPLRLAIMEATRILTEAGVASPRSDAELIASHVLGVERGRLPMVPLVDPPVIDAIGQLVNQRAKRIPLQYLTGWAALGDITVNVGAGVFVPRPETELLLEWGLKLLHGREYPVVVDLCTGSGALALAVQHARPDAVVYAVDIDAQALAWARHNADVHADAGDTPIRLYSGDVADSTMFAELDGLVDLVLCNPPYVPEGTPVPAEVAEHDPPRAVFAEESGLAVIRHAIAAAARLLRPTGGMAIEHDDTHGSAVPALVRARRVLTDVQGHLDLAGRPRFVTALRVS encoded by the coding sequence GTGAACCGGCAGCCGTTGCGCCTCGCCATCATGGAAGCGACCCGCATCCTCACCGAGGCCGGAGTGGCGTCACCGCGTTCGGACGCGGAACTGATCGCCTCCCACGTCCTCGGTGTCGAACGCGGCCGCCTGCCGATGGTGCCGCTGGTGGACCCGCCCGTCATCGACGCGATCGGCCAGCTCGTGAACCAGCGGGCCAAACGGATCCCGCTGCAGTACCTCACCGGCTGGGCCGCGCTCGGCGACATCACGGTCAACGTCGGCGCCGGGGTGTTCGTCCCGCGCCCGGAGACCGAACTGCTCCTGGAATGGGGCCTCAAACTGCTGCACGGACGCGAGTACCCGGTGGTGGTCGACCTGTGCACCGGATCCGGCGCGCTGGCGCTGGCCGTGCAGCACGCGCGGCCGGACGCCGTCGTCTACGCCGTCGACATCGACGCGCAGGCGCTCGCGTGGGCCCGGCACAACGCCGACGTCCACGCCGACGCGGGGGACACGCCCATCCGGCTGTACTCCGGCGACGTGGCGGACAGCACGATGTTCGCCGAACTCGACGGGCTCGTCGACCTGGTCCTGTGCAACCCGCCGTACGTCCCGGAAGGCACGCCGGTGCCGGCCGAGGTCGCCGAGCACGACCCGCCGCGGGCGGTGTTCGCGGAGGAGAGCGGGCTGGCGGTGATCCGGCACGCGATCGCGGCCGCCGCGCGCCTGCTGCGGCCCACCGGCGGGATGGCGATCGAGCACGACGACACGCACGGTTCCGCCGTCCCGGCGCTCGTGCGGGCACGGCGGGTGCTCACGGACGTGCAGGGGCACCTCGACCTCGCCGGCCGGCCGCGTTTCGTCACCGCGTTGCGCGTCTCCTGA
- a CDS encoding alpha/beta fold hydrolase yields MTNHFAHVVRGSGPGLLLAHGAGGSVEGNFGSILDDLAGTHTVVGPDYPGSGATPRSTEPLDLDTVADELVSIALDAGLERFAILGYSLGTAVAVRAATRHPDRVTGLILTAGFAKPDNRLRLALDIWRELLDGDRRLVAKFATFAATGGQHLNALSPSELEAAIDGLAGFIPEGSPEQVDLVASVDTSAELAAIAVPTLVVATTRDGLVPPAHSRELAAGIPGAELVEIQSGHGIGVEARDEWLGVIQKFLSASVGEGTD; encoded by the coding sequence ATGACGAATCATTTCGCGCACGTCGTCCGCGGTTCCGGTCCCGGCCTGCTGCTCGCCCACGGTGCCGGCGGCAGCGTCGAAGGCAACTTCGGGAGCATCCTCGACGACCTCGCCGGCACCCACACCGTCGTCGGCCCCGACTACCCCGGTTCCGGGGCGACTCCGCGCAGCACCGAACCGCTGGACCTCGACACCGTCGCGGACGAACTGGTCTCCATCGCTCTCGACGCCGGTCTCGAGCGCTTCGCGATCCTCGGCTACTCGCTCGGCACCGCAGTCGCCGTCCGGGCCGCCACCCGGCACCCCGATCGGGTCACCGGACTCATCCTGACCGCCGGGTTCGCGAAACCGGACAACCGGCTGCGGCTGGCCCTCGACATCTGGCGGGAGCTGCTGGACGGCGACCGGAGGCTGGTGGCCAAGTTCGCCACCTTCGCCGCCACCGGCGGACAGCACCTGAACGCGCTGTCGCCTTCGGAGCTCGAAGCCGCCATCGACGGACTCGCCGGGTTCATCCCGGAGGGCAGCCCCGAACAGGTGGACCTGGTCGCGAGTGTCGACACCAGCGCCGAACTGGCCGCGATCGCGGTCCCCACGCTGGTCGTCGCCACGACACGCGACGGGCTCGTCCCGCCCGCCCACTCCCGCGAGCTCGCGGCCGGGATCCCCGGCGCCGAACTGGTCGAGATCCAGTCCGGGCACGGTATCGGCGTCGAGGCCCGCGACGAATGGCTCGGCGTGATCCAGAAGTTCCTCTCGGCGAGTGTTGGAGAGGGTACGGACTGA
- a CDS encoding HD family hydrolase: MEALARFGFELGVLKRIRRAGWWQAGVRDPESVAEHTTRVAQLAGLLAAEGGADPARAAYLALWHDTQETRTGDLPHTIKGFVEKPDPRAITAAQTSALPGAARDSVRDAVDEYESAESPEALYARDADKLEMLLQAVEYRDIGVRNVDEWIASATKSLQTDLARRVAEAALTLSSLSWRVR; this comes from the coding sequence GTGGAAGCCCTGGCCAGATTCGGCTTCGAACTGGGTGTGCTCAAGCGGATCCGGCGGGCCGGCTGGTGGCAGGCGGGCGTCCGCGATCCCGAATCGGTGGCCGAGCACACCACGCGGGTCGCGCAGCTGGCCGGCCTCCTCGCGGCCGAGGGCGGCGCGGACCCGGCGAGGGCGGCGTATCTCGCGCTGTGGCACGACACGCAGGAGACGCGGACCGGCGATCTCCCGCACACGATCAAGGGTTTCGTCGAGAAGCCGGATCCGCGGGCGATCACCGCCGCTCAGACATCGGCCCTCCCCGGCGCCGCGCGTGACTCGGTGCGTGACGCCGTCGACGAGTACGAGTCCGCCGAAAGCCCCGAGGCGCTCTACGCGCGCGACGCGGACAAGCTCGAAATGTTGCTTCAGGCCGTCGAGTACCGCGACATCGGTGTACGGAACGTAGACGAATGGATCGCTTCGGCGACGAAGAGCCTCCAGACCGACCTCGCGCGGCGGGTGGCCGAAGCGGCGCTGACGTTGTCTTCGCTCTCATGGCGGGTGCGCTGA
- the prfA gene encoding peptide chain release factor 1: protein MDSSSLKGLLEEHAQLEEQLADPSVHADQARARKLGRRYAELSPVVKTVRELDTARDDLETAKELAAEDAAFAAEAEEISAKIPVLEAKLTELLLPRDPYDGSDVVMEIKSGEGGEESALFAGDLLRMYLRYAERHGWKAEVLDSVDSDLGGFKDVTVSIKSRSAEADGVWARLKFEGGVHRVQRVPATESQGRIHTSASGVLIYPEPEDVEVEIDPNDLRIDVYRSSGPGGQSVNTTDSAVRITHLPTGVVVSCQNEKSQIQNRARALQVLQARLQAIAEEEAAAKASDARRSQVRTVDRSERVRTYNFAENRIADHRVNYKAYNLDQVLDGDLDGVLDALITADREERLAAHAG, encoded by the coding sequence GTGGATTCGAGTTCGCTGAAGGGGCTGCTCGAAGAGCACGCCCAGCTGGAAGAGCAGCTGGCCGACCCGTCCGTGCACGCCGACCAGGCGCGCGCCCGCAAGCTCGGCCGCCGCTACGCGGAGCTGAGCCCCGTCGTCAAGACGGTCCGTGAGCTCGACACCGCCCGCGACGACCTCGAGACGGCGAAGGAGCTGGCCGCGGAAGACGCCGCCTTCGCGGCCGAGGCCGAGGAGATCTCCGCCAAGATCCCCGTGCTCGAAGCCAAGCTCACCGAACTGCTCCTGCCGCGCGACCCGTACGACGGCTCCGACGTGGTCATGGAGATCAAATCGGGTGAAGGCGGCGAGGAGTCGGCTCTGTTCGCCGGCGACCTGCTGCGCATGTACCTGCGCTACGCCGAGCGTCACGGCTGGAAGGCCGAGGTGCTCGACTCGGTCGACTCGGACCTCGGCGGCTTCAAGGACGTCACCGTGTCCATCAAGAGCCGTTCGGCCGAGGCCGACGGCGTCTGGGCGCGGCTGAAGTTCGAGGGCGGGGTGCACCGCGTGCAGCGCGTGCCCGCCACCGAATCGCAGGGCCGCATCCACACCTCCGCCTCGGGCGTGCTGATCTACCCCGAACCCGAGGACGTCGAGGTCGAGATCGACCCCAACGACCTGCGGATCGACGTCTACCGTTCGTCCGGCCCCGGCGGCCAGAGCGTGAACACGACCGACTCGGCCGTGCGGATCACGCATCTCCCCACCGGCGTGGTCGTCTCGTGCCAGAACGAGAAGTCGCAGATCCAGAACCGCGCCCGTGCCCTGCAGGTGCTGCAGGCCCGCCTCCAGGCGATCGCCGAGGAGGAGGCGGCCGCGAAGGCGTCGGACGCCCGCCGTTCCCAGGTTCGCACCGTCGACCGTTCCGAGCGGGTCCGCACGTACAACTTCGCCGAGAACCGCATCGCCGACCACCGGGTGAACTACAAGGCGTACAACCTGGACCAGGTCCTCGACGGCGACCTCGACGGCGTGCTGGACGCGCTCATCACCGCGGACCGCGAGGAGCGGCTCGCCGCCCACGCCGGCTGA
- the thrB gene encoding homoserine kinase → MTLLKIKVPASSANLGPGFDALGLALALYDRVELQITDAGLKIEVTDVGAGGVDDVPTDESHLVVRAFRRGCEHLGLRPPGLHLRCFNAIPHARGLGSSASAVVTGVAAAYALAEKPLDDEALQLAAGFEGHADNAAASLLGGFVVAWNEGERFRAERLQPHHDIRPVVAVPALRSSTDATRGLLPAQVPHADAAFTAGRAALAVHALTARPDLLLSATEDRLHQHYRASAYPASSELVRALRAEGVAAAISGAGPTVLALTTEGILPAGVDVTSFDVTELPIDPGGVQVAAQ, encoded by the coding sequence ATGACGCTGCTCAAGATCAAGGTCCCGGCGTCTTCGGCGAACCTCGGCCCGGGGTTCGACGCGCTCGGCCTGGCGCTCGCGCTGTACGACCGCGTCGAACTCCAGATCACCGACGCGGGGCTCAAGATCGAAGTGACCGACGTCGGCGCGGGCGGCGTGGACGACGTCCCGACCGACGAATCGCACCTGGTCGTGCGGGCTTTCCGGCGCGGTTGTGAGCACCTCGGCCTCCGGCCGCCCGGCCTGCACCTCCGCTGTTTCAACGCCATCCCGCACGCCCGCGGCCTCGGCTCGTCCGCGTCCGCCGTGGTGACCGGTGTCGCGGCGGCGTACGCGCTGGCTGAGAAGCCCCTGGACGACGAAGCCCTGCAGCTGGCCGCCGGGTTCGAGGGACACGCCGACAACGCCGCGGCGAGCCTGCTGGGCGGCTTCGTGGTGGCGTGGAACGAGGGCGAGCGGTTCCGCGCCGAACGGCTCCAGCCGCATCACGACATCCGGCCCGTGGTCGCCGTCCCGGCGCTGCGGTCCTCGACCGACGCCACCCGCGGGCTGCTTCCCGCCCAGGTCCCGCACGCCGACGCCGCGTTCACGGCCGGTCGCGCGGCGCTCGCGGTGCACGCGCTGACCGCGCGCCCGGACCTGTTGCTCTCCGCGACCGAAGATCGGCTCCATCAGCATTACCGGGCGTCCGCGTACCCGGCGAGCAGCGAATTGGTGCGCGCGCTGCGGGCCGAAGGGGTGGCCGCGGCCATCTCCGGCGCAGGTCCGACGGTGCTCGCGCTGACCACCGAGGGAATACTCCCGGCCGGCGTCGACGTTACGTCTTTCGACGTCACCGAGCTGCCGATCGATCCGGGCGGCGTTCAGGTTGCGGCTCAGTAA
- the thrC gene encoding threonine synthase, with translation MISQPWPGIIQAYPDRIPVPSGAKVITLGEGNTPLLPAPHLSELTGCEVYLKVEGANPTGSFKDRGMTVAITHALASGLQAVICASTGNTSASAAAYAARAGLTCAVLVPQGKIAMGKLAQAVLHGARILQVDGNFDDCLELAQKTAIDYPVTLVNSVNPVRIAGQKSAAFEICDVLGRAPDIHCLPVGNAGNITAYWAGYSEYAGDGVVKNTPRMFGFQAAGAAPLVHGEPVADPDTIATAIRIGSPASWDGAMKAKNASAGLFEAITDEKILEAYRLLARKEGVFVEPASATSVAGLLATAADGRLPKGATVVCTVTGHGLKDPATALEGNVEVEPLAVDPTAVAAALDLR, from the coding sequence GTGATTTCCCAACCGTGGCCGGGGATCATCCAGGCTTATCCGGACCGGATCCCGGTCCCCTCCGGCGCGAAGGTGATCACGCTCGGCGAAGGCAACACCCCGCTGCTGCCGGCTCCGCATCTGTCGGAACTGACCGGCTGCGAGGTCTACCTCAAGGTCGAAGGGGCGAACCCGACCGGGTCGTTCAAGGACCGCGGGATGACCGTGGCCATCACGCACGCGCTCGCCAGCGGGCTCCAGGCGGTCATCTGCGCCTCCACCGGCAACACGTCGGCGTCGGCCGCGGCGTACGCGGCCCGCGCCGGGCTCACCTGCGCGGTGCTCGTCCCGCAGGGCAAGATCGCGATGGGCAAACTCGCCCAGGCCGTCCTGCACGGCGCGCGGATCCTGCAGGTGGACGGCAACTTCGACGACTGCCTCGAACTCGCGCAGAAGACCGCGATCGACTACCCGGTGACCTTGGTCAACTCGGTCAACCCGGTGCGGATCGCCGGCCAGAAATCGGCCGCGTTCGAGATCTGCGACGTGCTCGGCCGGGCGCCGGACATCCACTGCCTGCCGGTCGGCAACGCGGGCAACATCACCGCTTACTGGGCCGGGTATTCCGAGTACGCGGGCGACGGTGTGGTGAAGAACACCCCGCGGATGTTCGGTTTCCAGGCGGCCGGTGCCGCGCCTCTCGTGCACGGCGAGCCGGTGGCCGATCCGGACACGATCGCGACCGCGATCCGCATCGGCAGCCCCGCCTCCTGGGACGGCGCGATGAAGGCGAAGAACGCCTCCGCCGGGCTGTTCGAGGCCATCACCGACGAGAAGATCCTCGAGGCGTACCGGCTGCTCGCGCGCAAGGAAGGCGTGTTCGTCGAACCCGCCTCGGCGACCAGCGTCGCGGGCCTGCTCGCCACGGCCGCCGACGGACGCCTGCCGAAGGGCGCGACCGTTGTGTGCACCGTCACCGGACACGGTCTGAAGGATCCGGCCACGGCGCTGGAGGGCAACGTCGAGGTCGAGCCGCTCGCCGTCGACCCGACCGCCGTCGCCGCCGCGCTGGACCTGCGATGA
- a CDS encoding MerR family transcriptional regulator: MLIGELSRRTGVSQRLLRYYEEQGLLVPRRDSNGYRTFDDDAVITVRQIRALLAAGLSTQVIAKMLPCANGELPELDMCPTVVAEIRRELAEMDDRIDTLRQRRGTLAGYLTVDA; encoded by the coding sequence ATGCTGATCGGCGAGCTGTCCCGGCGGACCGGCGTGAGCCAGCGGCTGCTGCGCTACTACGAGGAGCAGGGGTTGCTGGTGCCGCGGCGCGATTCCAACGGCTACCGCACCTTCGACGACGACGCGGTCATCACGGTGCGGCAGATCCGCGCGCTCCTCGCGGCCGGGCTGAGCACGCAGGTCATCGCGAAGATGCTGCCGTGCGCGAACGGTGAGCTGCCGGAACTGGACATGTGCCCCACAGTCGTGGCGGAGATCCGGCGCGAACTGGCCGAAATGGACGACCGCATCGACACGCTCCGGCAGCGGCGCGGGACACTGGCCGGATATCTCACCGTCGACGCGTAG
- the rpmE gene encoding 50S ribosomal protein L31 codes for MKSGIHPEYVVTHVNCDCGNEFTTRSTKTSGNLHVEICSNCHPFYTGKQKLMDTGGRVARFEARYGKRKKAEDAK; via the coding sequence ATGAAAAGCGGTATTCACCCCGAGTACGTCGTCACGCACGTGAACTGTGACTGTGGCAACGAATTCACCACGCGCAGCACCAAGACCTCCGGCAACCTCCACGTCGAGATCTGCTCGAACTGCCACCCGTTCTACACCGGCAAGCAGAAGCTCATGGACACCGGCGGCCGCGTCGCGCGCTTCGAGGCTCGCTACGGCAAGCGCAAGAAGGCCGAAGACGCCAAGTAG
- a CDS encoding homoserine dehydrogenase, with protein sequence MSTVDGRVIRVALLGCGTVGGEVVRLLTEQAEELAARAGARVELAGIAVRRPDKHPELPPELVTSDVTKLVTSPDVDVVVELVGGIEPVRQWLLDALKAGKSVVTANKALLAEHSAELFEAADAAGVDLYFEAAVAGAIPLLRPLRESLAGDRITRVMGIVNGTTNYILSAMDSTGAGYAETLEEASRLGYAEADPTADVDGYDAASKAAILASLAFHTRVTASDVHREGIADVTASDLAAANVLGRTVKLLAICERVTADDGTESVSARVHPVMIPRGHQLAGVGGAYNAVYVEADAAGELMFYGQGAGGAPTASAVLGDLVAVARNRVVGGRGPRESAHAALPVRPMGQTPTRYHVSLDVADRAGVLAQVAQAFAGHGVSIAAVRQRDANDTASLVVVTHLAPDAALRSTVDDIAKLDVVNQVVSVMRVEGEDQ encoded by the coding sequence GTCTACTGTAGACGGACGCGTGATCAGGGTCGCCCTGCTCGGCTGCGGGACGGTCGGTGGCGAGGTCGTCCGGCTGCTCACCGAGCAGGCCGAGGAACTGGCCGCCAGGGCGGGCGCCAGGGTGGAGCTGGCGGGTATCGCGGTGCGGCGCCCCGACAAGCACCCCGAGCTGCCGCCGGAGCTGGTGACGTCCGACGTGACGAAGCTCGTGACCTCCCCGGACGTCGACGTCGTCGTCGAGCTGGTCGGCGGTATCGAGCCGGTGCGGCAGTGGCTGCTCGACGCGCTCAAGGCCGGGAAATCCGTTGTCACGGCGAACAAAGCGCTGCTGGCCGAGCATTCCGCGGAGCTGTTCGAGGCCGCCGACGCGGCGGGTGTGGACCTGTACTTCGAGGCGGCCGTGGCCGGGGCGATCCCGTTGCTGCGCCCGCTGCGCGAATCGCTGGCGGGCGACCGCATCACCCGGGTGATGGGCATCGTCAACGGCACCACCAACTACATCCTCTCCGCGATGGACTCCACCGGCGCCGGTTACGCGGAAACGCTGGAAGAGGCCAGCAGGCTCGGATACGCCGAGGCGGACCCGACCGCCGACGTCGACGGCTACGACGCGGCGTCCAAGGCCGCGATCCTCGCCTCGCTCGCGTTCCACACCCGGGTGACCGCGTCCGACGTGCACCGCGAGGGCATCGCCGACGTCACCGCGTCGGATCTCGCCGCGGCGAACGTACTGGGCCGCACGGTGAAACTGCTCGCCATCTGCGAGCGCGTCACCGCCGACGACGGCACCGAATCCGTTTCGGCGCGCGTGCATCCGGTGATGATCCCGCGCGGCCATCAGCTCGCCGGGGTCGGCGGCGCGTACAACGCCGTCTACGTCGAGGCCGACGCCGCCGGTGAGCTCATGTTCTACGGTCAGGGCGCCGGTGGCGCGCCGACCGCGAGTGCCGTGCTCGGCGACCTCGTCGCGGTGGCTCGAAACCGGGTCGTCGGCGGCCGTGGCCCGCGCGAATCCGCGCACGCCGCGCTCCCGGTCAGGCCGATGGGCCAGACGCCGACGCGGTACCACGTCAGTCTCGACGTGGCCGATCGAGCGGGCGTCCTCGCCCAGGTGGCCCAGGCGTTCGCCGGGCACGGTGTCAGCATCGCCGCCGTGCGCCAGCGCGACGCGAACGACACGGCCAGCCTGGTCGTGGTCACCCACCTGGCGCCGGACGCGGCATTGCGGTCCACTGTGGACGACATTGCCAAACTCGATGTGGTGAACCAGGTCGTCAGTGTGATGCGCGTGGAAGGCGAAGACCAGTGA